The Ornithorhynchus anatinus isolate Pmale09 chromosome X5, mOrnAna1.pri.v4, whole genome shotgun sequence nucleotide sequence GTCTCCGTCCTtccgttctctcttcccccccagacATCACTGATTTCTAAGcgacttctctcttcccctctagaccgtaagctccttgggggcaactGAACGTGACCAGCcactctgttgtaccgtcctctcccaagcgctcggcgacggtgttccgcgcacagtaagtgcgcaCCAGATCCGAGCGATCTGTACCCTAGGCTCTCgtgggcgctcggtaaatacctcgGATTGATGGGATGGATTGGACCGTAGCCCACTGACCGCCACCGTCCCCTCTGACGCCGGGTAGGAGCGCCGATGCTATCGATGGATTGATCAGGGGTCGGTCGCCAATGTACTGGGTGTTccccgaggggggtgggggttgggggggaggggagcaacgTGGGCTCCGCGCAAGTTAGCCCCGTGCCGCGGGGCTGGAGACGGCCGCCCATCCCCCCGCAGACGCCCCCTGCCGGCCACCACGACCCTCACCAAGGTGAAGGAAGCTGTGGCTTTATGGGCTCCACTCTGCCCGAgcgccccaccctcccctcccgtctcactccttctcttctcctcctcctcctcctcctcgtcttcgtcGTCCTCCTTCCTGCCGTCCTTCTTGCCGCCTTGGGGGGCTGCGAGCCGAGGAGCCCATGGCGTTGCGTGATGGCCTCGTTGTTGGGGTCCACGCCCGGCAGGCTCTCCAGGACGCTCTGCAGGAACTCGGGGTCCTGCATCACGTCGTAGTCGTCCTCCTcctgcggggggcgggagggcaacCGGTTCGGTCTGGGGGGCCGGCGGGTCCCCGAGTCCCCGTGCCCACCCGCCGCCAAGGCCCCCGCTGTCGGAGAAGCCGGGGCCCGctttccggggggcgggggtcctcaACCTTGACGGGGTCGGACGTGTCCATAGGCGCTGCTCGGGTCCAGGTCGGCCGCCTCTGCCTTGGCCGAACTCTGCGGGGGAGTCNNNNNNNNNNNNNNNNNNNNNNNNNNNNNNNNNNNNNNNNNNNNNNNNNNNNNNNNNNNNNNNNNNNNNNNNNNNNNNNNNNNNNNNNNNNNNNNNNNNCGGAGGCAGcccgggtgggccgaggcgggggggggggggggggggggggcagaagccACCGGACGCCAGGGCCCTCGGGCTGGCTGTCGCGTGGACCTACCTGGCCTCTCCCCAACCACCTCTCTTGCCTCCCAGACTCGGCTCGACGCCCTCCCACCCGCCGTCCCCCCGCCCTCCGGACACCCCTCACCTCGGGGTGCTGCcacgcgggaggaggaggaggaagaggaggcgaatggccgagccggggccgggcggcccccggGGTCCGCGGGCGGGGTGAGGGACGCCGGCCGGGGGGGGTCCACTTACGAGGGACTTTCTTGAAAACCGTCTGGCACATGAAATGCTGGAACCGCTCGGCGTAGAAGCCCGGCCTGTGCACCGACACCGTGTCCTgccggggggagaggcaggggccgggggtcagGACGGGCGCGGGGTCCCGGCCGaaaggggtgaggaagaggggtCCCCGCGtcccgagggggaggggaggggagcggcggggggccgACGGCGGAAGGGTCGCGCGCCTGGCTCCACTCACCCCGTCGTGAACCAGGGCTTTCCAGGAATGCTCCAGCTTCTTCATGAACCtgccgggcgccgggggggggggaccggagtCAGCCGGGCCGCACAAGGGCGGTGCCACGGGGGCCCGGAGCTCCGTCCACCCCCGGGCCCGCTCCCcaaggggacgggggtggggacggagggaggcCGGACGAGGCCGGCGGTGGCTAGTGACTCGGGCGAGGCAGCTGCCCCCGCGGGGGAGGGGAGCCGCCGGCCAGTTGACccgcccccgaccctccctcGGCCCGACCCGGgtccccggccgccgcccccgatCCTCCCTCGGCCCGCCCGGGTCTTCcccgaggtgggaaggggcgcccgggcccggcccctcacCTGTAGGACTGTAGGACGTCGATGATGCCGATGTAGAGCAGCAGCCGCTCCCCTTTGTGATTGCGGGCGGGGATGCCGCCCATCCTGGGGGGCACAGGGAGGGGGTCAGGGCGAGGCGCCCGGGCGCCGgtcgccctccccagccccggcccggcctccggccccccggcACGTACTGGTCGTCGGTCTCGACGGTGCCCCCGCGTCGGGCCTCGCCCTGGATGGACTCCATGGCGGTGGAGTAGAGGGCCTTCTGGGCGGCCGGCTTGCGCGTGTCGGCGGCGGGGCCGCCGGGGTCGGCCGGGGCCCGCTCGCGCTGGGCGTGCTCCATGTTGTGGATGGACACCAGCAGGCTGTAGTCCATGATCTTGAAGCTCTGCAGCACCTGCGGGGAAGGCGCCCGCCGGGACCCACTCAGAGCCGAGTCCTCGTGGCCCCATCGGCCCCCAGCCGAGCCACCGAGCCATCGGGTGTCTCGGGCGCTCACTGGGTGTGGAACGCCGAACTAAGCGCGGGGGCGAGGGCGggataacagagttggcggacccgTGGTTGAATGCGTCTGCtatactgcattgtactctcccaggcaagtgatacagtgctcagcgcagagtaagcgctcgataaataccgccgactCCCTTCCCGTTCGTATCCGACAACTATCccccaacttcagagccttatcgaagccccatctcctccacgaggccatccctgactgagccctccgctcctcccgctcccttccgcgtcgccccgactcgctccctttactcggCCCCCGTCCCGGTCCCACGACGCTTACGTCCGCGTCCATCATTCGtttctattaatgcccgtctccccctttggGCTGTCGGCTCGTGGCGGGCGGCGAACGTGCCCGTTACACTGTCACGCTGTACTCctctaagtgctcaggacagtgctctgcacacaggaggctacggtggggcggggggagagcgatcgtccgtCGGACGCGAAGGGTGGGGGGGACGTCCCGGGCCCGGAGGCGGGCATCGAAGAGGGGACCCGGCCTCCCCGACCGCCCGTCGCCGCACCAGGCAGTCGCGC carries:
- the PIP5K1A gene encoding phosphatidylinositol 4-phosphate 5-kinase type-1 alpha — translated: MATASSGAPVGAAPLEAGASVGAPAGSATFKKSLTPEVPGSSSQPGLLTIKKIGHRGVDSTGETTYKKTTSSALKGAIQLGITHTVGSLSTKPERDVLMQDFYVVESIFFPGEGSNLTPAHHYNDFRFKTYAPVAFRYFRELFGIRPDDYLYSLCSEPLIELCNSGASGSIFYVSSDDEFIIKTVQHKEAEFLQKLLPGYYMNLNQNPRTLLPKFYGLYCVQAGGKNIRIVVMNNLLPRSVRMQARYDLKGSTYKRRASPKERDKTFPTFKDLDFLQDLPDGLLLDTDMYSALCKTLQRDCLVLQSFKIMDYSLLVSIHNMEHAQRERAPADPGGPAADTRKPAAQKALYSTAMESIQGEARRGGTVETDDQMGGIPARNHKGERLLLYIGIIDVLQSYRFMKKLEHSWKALVHDGDTVSVHRPGFYAERFQHFMCQTVFKKVPRKWTPPGRRPSPRPRTPGAARPRLGHSPPLPPPPPAWQHPEVRGVRRAGGRRVGGRRAESGRQERWLGRGQVGPRDSQPEGPGVRVRPRQRRPTWTRAAPMDTSDPVKEEDDYDVMQDPEFLQSVLESLPGVDPNNEAITQRHGLLGSQPPKAARRTAGRRTTKTRRRRRRRREGVRREGRVGRSGRVEPIKPQLPSPW